The genomic DNA GCCAAGTACACCAACGAACCTGGCGGTTCCTGCTCCCGGAGATGGATGGAGCGATTGATGGCGTCGCGATGGTAAATTGCTGTACGAAATGGGGCGTGGGCCATGCCTGCGGTCAAAAAAAGCCTAGTCCAGAGAATGATGTCTTCACCCCTCCGAACCCCTGCGGGAAAGCCGCCCTCCGCCAAAGCCATCATTCTCGGCACGGCTGCGGTGGTCGAATTGACCAAGGACAAGCCAGCCGCAAATGAACCAAAAAAATCCTCCACAAGACAAAAGCCGTCATTTTCGGAAAAAGGTGAAGCAGGCTCAAAAAATTCTATACCGTCCCGGATGAAATGCATGGTGCTATAAAGGCCTTTATCTGGAAATGCTCTAAACAACCTGACAAGCGTGTCCAGATGACTTGGGAGCCACTCATCGTCAGCATCCAAAAAAGCGATTAGATCCGTGCCAGCCTCGCTCATCCCCCTATTTCGAGCGGCGCTCACTCCTAGATTCTTTTGAGAAATCAGACGCAGTCCTTTCATCTCAAACAGTCTAACGATATCTCCGCCCCCATCCGTGGATCCATCATCCACAACGATCACTTCGGCAGGCTCGTAAGTTTGCCGTTGAATGGATCTCAAAGCACGCTCTATATGCGCAGCTTTGTTATACAAGGGCACAACTACGGTAATCATGCCCGCCACACCTTGATACGAGACCAATTTTTAAGAATGCGCGCAACCAACAATATTAGCTGCAACAACAATCCGTGCCCTACTCGTACCTGAACACGAAAGCCCTCCACGAGTGTTCCAAGTATATCTTGCCCACTGAAACCTCCGTGATAATATTTCCCGGCAATGAAGGACTGTTCACACACTGTGGCACCGCCATGTATGGCTTCTAAAATAAAAAGTTGATCGGCTGCTATCGGAAATGATCGAGAGTAATACCCAAATCGTTCATGCAGAGAGCTACGAATGGCCAATCCCACAGCGTGACAGCCCACATGAGCAAATGGTCCGTATAACCACTCCCACTTTCTTTTGCGTACTCCGCAGATACGACCAGCCCCTTCGACGAGCGCGGTCACGAAATCTGCGTTAGTGCTTCTACATGCGACCTTGTATTGCGCTACGGCGTCTGGGAAAAACTCGTCGTCAGCGCCTATCACAATATAATAATCACTGTCCGCCATTCTTACACTCCGGTTGAGAGCATCATAAATTCCAAAGTCCGAACGCGTATCTACCGTCACATTTAAGCTCTTTGCTGCATCGCGCAGAAGCGCAAGTGTCTCATCAGTCGACCCACCATCAGCGACTATCCATATAAAATCCGGATCACTTTGGGACTTCAAGGAGTCTATAAGGCGAGGGAGATACTCGGCTGTATTGAATGTTGCAGTTATGATTGCAAGGCGAACTGACGAGGCAAGCATTGAGTGACTATATTCCTTGGCTATTTGGTTGAATCAAGCAAGATGTCATGATCAGAAAAGAGGTGCTCCCCAATCATTGGACAGGGGATCGCCGTTATTAAGCTTGAGATCTTTCGTCAGGCCGCCTTTTGCAGGTTGTCCCGGTAGAACTCACCGGGAGTCTTATCCATCAGGCTAATATGAGGCCTGACCGAGTTATAGAACTTTAACCACTTGCCAACGCCGGCCCTGGCCCCCGAACCGGTCACGTAGGCGTTGAGGTACACGTTTTCGTATTCCAATGATCGCCAAAGTCGTTCGATGAAAACGTTATCCATCCAGCAGCCACGACCATCCATGGATATGGGAATCCCATTCTCCTGCAGGACCTTAAAGAAGCCCTGGCTGGTTAACAGGCTGCTCTGATCAGTGTTGAAGATCTCTGGGGGGCCGTACTTATCCAGGGCCTCTTCAAGGGCAGCAACGCAAAAGTACGTAACCATGCTGTTAGAAAGCCGCCAAGACAGACCAGTCCGGCTATGCAAGTCCATGATCGCCACCAAGTACAGGAAGCCCTTACGCATAGAAATATACGCGATGATGGTGCACGAGACCTGACTACTTTTTTCAATCACGACATCACGTAATAAACAGGGATATTCCTAGTGCATGGGGTTTTGAATGCTGGCCCTAGACTTCTGATATGCCTCAATGAGTTAAGATAGCGACGCGTTTGCCTCACTCCAAAGAACGTCCACTTCATGAATATTCGATCTATCTCTTG from Desulfomicrobium macestii includes the following:
- a CDS encoding glycosyltransferase family A protein, producing the protein MITVVVPLYNKAAHIERALRSIQRQTYEPAEVIVVDDGSTDGGGDIVRLFEMKGLRLISQKNLGVSAARNRGMSEAGTDLIAFLDADDEWLPSHLDTLVRLFRAFPDKGLYSTMHFIRDGIEFFEPASPFSENDGFCLVEDFFGSFAAGLSLVNSTTAAVPRMMALAEGGFPAGVRRGEDIILWTRLFLTAGMAHAPFRTAIYHRDAINRSIHLREQEPPGSLVYLAKMLSEHGLPHAHIDSARLLFEKISFFTAAGMKVSGDVAGLRAIRRLAQTAGSIRLRLGLAILEFTPATVLQRARKFRHKSAPTKLTGVGACAE
- a CDS encoding DDE-type integrase/transposase/recombinase gives rise to the protein MIEKSSQVSCTIIAYISMRKGFLYLVAIMDLHSRTGLSWRLSNSMVTYFCVAALEEALDKYGPPEIFNTDQSSLLTSQGFFKVLQENGIPISMDGRGCWMDNVFIERLWRSLEYENVYLNAYVTGSGARAGVGKWLKFYNSVRPHISLMDKTPGEFYRDNLQKAA
- a CDS encoding glycosyltransferase, with the translated sequence MLASSVRLAIITATFNTAEYLPRLIDSLKSQSDPDFIWIVADGGSTDETLALLRDAAKSLNVTVDTRSDFGIYDALNRSVRMADSDYYIVIGADDEFFPDAVAQYKVACRSTNADFVTALVEGAGRICGVRKRKWEWLYGPFAHVGCHAVGLAIRSSLHERFGYYSRSFPIAADQLFILEAIHGGATVCEQSFIAGKYYHGGFSGQDILGTLVEGFRVQVRVGHGLLLQLILLVARILKNWSRIKVWRA